A genome region from Arthrobacter sp. SLBN-100 includes the following:
- a CDS encoding ABC transporter substrate-binding protein has protein sequence MFTRKTLRPATVVAAAVAAVLALSGCGASTTASTSSSENPYGLIQPGTIRVASLGDSKPYTFTDSQGKFTGFDVELFTDVAHRAGIDNVVFTGQDFSGLLSAVANGQFDAGVAAIGITDKRKETVDFSDGYLAGYLTIITSKSSGISDAEGLSGKRLGVVQGTLQEAYAVKNFTSASLVRFPDNNTAISAVNSGAVDAHFLDYEAAKSYQEQFGLVSAADIPSFDAPAGFAIAKGKTEFKEALNEGLAEAMEDGTWKKLYQKWFPGSPMPEQYLPKAEQTSSTAPSK, from the coding sequence GTGTTCACTCGCAAAACTCTCCGTCCCGCAACGGTCGTTGCAGCGGCAGTCGCCGCGGTCCTCGCGTTGTCCGGCTGCGGAGCCTCCACTACTGCCTCAACCTCGTCTTCCGAGAACCCTTACGGCCTCATTCAACCCGGCACCATCCGTGTGGCAAGCCTGGGAGACTCGAAGCCGTACACCTTCACCGACTCCCAGGGTAAGTTCACCGGATTCGACGTCGAACTCTTCACGGACGTGGCCCACCGTGCCGGTATAGACAATGTGGTCTTCACCGGGCAGGACTTCTCCGGGCTGCTCTCCGCCGTGGCGAACGGGCAGTTCGACGCCGGCGTTGCCGCCATCGGCATCACGGACAAGCGCAAGGAAACCGTTGATTTCTCGGACGGCTACCTTGCCGGATACCTGACCATCATCACCAGCAAGTCTTCCGGCATCAGCGACGCGGAAGGACTTTCCGGCAAGCGCCTGGGCGTTGTCCAGGGAACGCTGCAGGAAGCCTACGCCGTCAAGAACTTCACCAGCGCGAGCCTCGTCCGCTTCCCGGACAACAACACCGCCATCTCCGCGGTGAATAGCGGCGCAGTGGACGCGCACTTCCTTGACTACGAGGCCGCCAAGTCCTACCAGGAACAGTTCGGGCTGGTCAGCGCCGCGGACATCCCCTCCTTCGACGCTCCGGCCGGCTTCGCCATTGCCAAGGGCAAGACCGAGTTCAAGGAGGCCCTGAACGAAGGCCTGGCCGAAGCCATGGAGGACGGCACCTGGAAGAAGCTCTACCAGAAGTGGTTCCCGGGCTCACCGATGCCCGAGCAGTACCTCCCCAAGGCTGAGCAAACGTCCAGCACGGCGCCCAGCAAGTAA
- a CDS encoding amino acid ABC transporter permease gives MDWLNTIIRTFFDFGAMAEVLPQLLAVGLLNTLIISVAATIIGVALGMIVAVMGISPSRWLRIPARIYTDLFRGLPAILTILLIGQGFARLSQSIFGPSPYPLGIIALSLIASAYIGEIFRAGIQSVDKGQGEACRALGMSYGKSMALVVIPQGIRRVLPALVNQFIAIVKDSSLVYFLGLLVSERELFRVGQDAAVLSGNLSPLVMAGVFYLIITVPLTHLVNYFDSRFRAGKRRPTAPSSGLNEVKELDAASPLITGSNT, from the coding sequence ATGGACTGGCTCAACACCATCATCCGCACCTTCTTCGACTTCGGTGCAATGGCCGAAGTCCTGCCCCAGCTTCTGGCCGTCGGCCTCCTTAACACCCTCATCATCTCCGTCGCTGCCACAATCATCGGTGTCGCGCTGGGCATGATCGTGGCCGTTATGGGCATCTCACCGTCCCGGTGGCTGCGCATCCCGGCCCGCATTTACACGGACCTGTTCCGCGGCCTTCCCGCGATCCTGACCATCCTGCTCATCGGCCAGGGTTTCGCCCGGCTGAGCCAGTCCATCTTCGGCCCCTCGCCATACCCGTTGGGCATCATCGCCTTGAGCCTGATCGCCAGTGCCTACATCGGTGAGATCTTCCGCGCAGGCATCCAAAGCGTAGACAAGGGCCAGGGCGAGGCCTGCCGCGCCCTCGGCATGAGCTACGGCAAATCCATGGCACTCGTGGTCATCCCCCAGGGCATCCGCCGGGTACTGCCGGCGCTCGTGAACCAGTTCATCGCCATCGTCAAAGACTCCTCGCTCGTCTACTTCCTCGGGTTGCTGGTCAGCGAGCGCGAACTCTTCCGGGTAGGCCAGGACGCGGCCGTTCTCTCCGGAAACCTCTCCCCGCTGGTTATGGCCGGCGTCTTCTACCTCATCATCACCGTGCCGCTCACGCACCTGGTGAACTACTTCGACAGCCGCTTCCGGGCAGGAAAGCGCCGGCCCACGGCCCCGTCCAGCGGACTCAATGAAGTCAAGGAACTCGACGCGGCATCGCCGCTCATTACCGGGAGCAACACATGA
- a CDS encoding carbohydrate ABC transporter permease, whose protein sequence is MVTRTSVLMVLGRVFVQAFLVALAIVVIYPLLWMLLNGVKSNSELFADPFAFPHAWRWENYVTAWNRGVGDYLTTSVLVTVASTVATVLISAWAAYGLTRVKIPFNRTILILILAGLMLAPTVALIPLVKMFQALGLYNSFWALLILYTAFRVPFTTFLIRAYMLDLPFEVDEAAAVDGASKARAFWQVILPMCRPIIISTILLNVLFTWNEYLFAMIFTSGGALQTLPVGLTNLMAKHGTDYPVVFAGMAIAAMPVIVLFFAGQRYFIRGLADGVGK, encoded by the coding sequence ATGGTGACGCGCACTTCAGTACTGATGGTCCTGGGACGGGTTTTTGTGCAGGCCTTCCTGGTGGCCCTGGCTATCGTGGTCATCTACCCCCTGCTGTGGATGCTGCTGAACGGGGTGAAATCGAATTCGGAACTGTTCGCCGATCCGTTTGCATTTCCGCACGCGTGGCGGTGGGAAAACTACGTAACAGCCTGGAACCGGGGCGTAGGTGACTACCTCACTACGAGCGTCCTGGTGACCGTGGCTTCCACCGTCGCCACCGTGCTGATCAGCGCCTGGGCGGCCTACGGTCTGACCAGGGTCAAGATTCCCTTCAACCGGACCATCCTCATTCTGATCCTGGCCGGTTTGATGCTTGCGCCGACTGTGGCCCTGATTCCCCTGGTGAAGATGTTCCAGGCCCTGGGTCTCTATAACAGCTTCTGGGCGCTCCTGATTTTGTACACCGCCTTCCGGGTTCCGTTCACCACTTTCCTGATCCGGGCCTACATGCTGGATTTGCCTTTCGAGGTGGATGAGGCCGCTGCCGTCGACGGCGCCTCCAAGGCAAGGGCGTTCTGGCAGGTCATCCTGCCCATGTGCCGGCCGATCATCATCTCCACCATCCTGCTGAACGTTCTCTTCACATGGAATGAGTACCTTTTCGCCATGATTTTCACCAGCGGCGGGGCATTGCAGACGCTGCCGGTGGGACTTACCAACCTCATGGCCAAACACGGCACGGACTATCCCGTGGTCTTCGCCGGTATGGCCATCGCCGCCATGCCCGTCATCGTCCTCTTCTTCGCGGGTCAGCGGTACTTCATCCGCGGACTGGCTGACGGCGTAGGGAAGTAA
- a CDS encoding carbohydrate ABC transporter permease has product MRKAARWRNLVWVLPAVLLLCVFCYLPLVQNLGFSLLKWDIYSGRQAFVGADNYVKMVNDPIFWKSLLNNTLYAGISIIFQVFGALVLAALVEGLPSSRWRGTLRAIYFVPSAISLTVAGLLFYFIYEPRMGILNAALETLGLGNFAQAWLGQENTAIFGIIAMSQWQGFGYCTLLFAVALQRIPSELFEAASIDGVGPVRRFFSVSLPLVREMSSLMMIVTVSGAFQVFNEVMVMTTGGPNNSSQVLGTWLYRSGFVRNDFGYAAAIATAVFVITLVLAVLQLWLARRRRVEW; this is encoded by the coding sequence ATGAGGAAGGCCGCCCGGTGGCGCAACCTGGTGTGGGTCCTGCCTGCAGTTTTGCTGCTTTGTGTCTTCTGCTACCTGCCCCTCGTGCAGAATCTGGGCTTCAGCCTGCTCAAGTGGGACATCTACAGCGGTCGGCAGGCCTTCGTTGGCGCCGACAACTACGTCAAGATGGTCAATGACCCGATCTTCTGGAAATCACTCCTCAACAACACGCTTTATGCCGGAATCTCAATTATCTTCCAGGTGTTCGGAGCGCTGGTTCTGGCAGCCCTCGTGGAGGGATTGCCCAGCTCCCGCTGGCGGGGCACCCTCCGTGCGATCTACTTCGTTCCCTCGGCAATATCCCTCACTGTGGCCGGGCTCCTGTTCTATTTCATCTATGAGCCCCGGATGGGCATCCTGAACGCCGCGCTGGAGACCCTGGGCCTTGGAAACTTCGCACAAGCCTGGCTCGGCCAGGAAAACACCGCGATCTTCGGCATCATCGCCATGAGCCAGTGGCAGGGCTTCGGCTACTGCACATTGCTCTTCGCAGTGGCGCTGCAACGTATTCCCTCCGAGCTTTTCGAGGCGGCGTCAATCGACGGCGTCGGTCCCGTCCGCCGGTTCTTTTCTGTTTCCCTGCCCCTGGTCCGCGAGATGAGCAGCCTGATGATGATCGTGACGGTCTCAGGGGCCTTCCAGGTTTTCAACGAGGTGATGGTAATGACCACAGGCGGCCCCAACAATTCCAGCCAGGTCCTGGGGACCTGGCTCTACCGCAGCGGTTTTGTCCGCAATGACTTCGGCTATGCCGCGGCCATTGCCACCGCTGTTTTCGTCATCACACTGGTCCTCGCGGTACTCCAACTCTGGCTGGCCAGGCGCAGGAGGGTGGAATGGTGA
- a CDS encoding LacI family DNA-binding transcriptional regulator, with protein sequence MSSDASRRRDVTVADVAKAAQVSKAQAARALGNYGAVSEDVRERVLAAAEELDYRPNELARSMNTGKSNTIGVVVGDIENPHFGLATRGITDTAKKSGFNVILVNTDEDTAAEVDAVKVLLDKRVDGLIIAPASSVDTGHLENVHKSGRPLVLLDRKAPGLDVDTVAVEMEGISYESTRHLIQEGHSRIAFISTIRTDEAYSAGLPLDSSQISDRRDGMKRAFEEAGLPQPEDLVRLNAGSPESIKKITRELLQQPDPATAIIASDGLIGLSVVEAIQDLGLSIPDDVSFLMYDDFAWTRLTTPPLTVIAQPVYEMGVAAAEALIRQIQGRKTPAARPGFSATLVKRGSVGVPASRPNG encoded by the coding sequence ATGAGTAGTGATGCTTCACGGCGGCGCGACGTCACCGTCGCCGACGTCGCCAAGGCCGCACAGGTATCCAAGGCCCAGGCAGCCCGCGCCCTGGGGAATTACGGCGCGGTAAGCGAAGATGTGCGTGAACGTGTTCTGGCCGCCGCGGAAGAGCTGGACTACCGCCCAAACGAGCTCGCGCGCAGCATGAACACGGGGAAATCGAACACCATCGGCGTGGTGGTGGGCGACATCGAAAATCCGCATTTTGGCCTCGCGACCAGGGGGATCACTGATACTGCAAAAAAGAGCGGTTTCAACGTCATCCTGGTCAACACCGATGAAGACACTGCAGCAGAAGTGGACGCAGTCAAGGTGCTGCTGGACAAGCGTGTTGACGGGCTGATCATCGCCCCGGCGTCGTCCGTTGATACCGGGCACCTGGAAAACGTCCACAAGTCGGGGCGGCCGTTGGTGCTCCTCGACCGCAAGGCCCCGGGGCTGGATGTGGATACGGTGGCCGTGGAAATGGAAGGAATTTCATACGAGTCCACGCGGCATCTGATCCAGGAAGGGCACAGCCGGATAGCCTTCATTTCCACCATTCGAACGGATGAGGCATACTCCGCCGGTTTGCCGCTGGACTCCTCGCAAATCTCGGATCGGCGGGACGGCATGAAGCGCGCCTTCGAGGAAGCGGGTCTTCCCCAGCCCGAGGACCTGGTCCGCCTCAACGCCGGCAGTCCGGAGTCCATCAAGAAGATCACCCGGGAGCTGCTGCAGCAGCCTGATCCTGCCACGGCCATCATCGCCTCAGACGGGCTTATCGGGCTCAGCGTGGTGGAGGCAATCCAGGACCTGGGCCTCTCAATCCCGGACGATGTCTCCTTCCTGATGTATGACGACTTCGCCTGGACCCGGCTTACCACCCCTCCGCTGACGGTCATCGCCCAGCCGGTCTATGAGATGGGCGTGGCGGCCGCTGAGGCCCTTATTCGCCAGATCCAAGGCAGGAAAACGCCGGCGGCGAGGCCTGGATTCTCGGCAACCCTGGTGAAAAGGGGGTCGGTCGGTGTTCCGGCCAGCCGGCCGAACGGTTAG
- a CDS encoding sugar phosphate isomerase/epimerase family protein, producing MGNPVLAQVCGSNFAYQHHSLERCLDDMVELGRTKVELWGIAPHLHIPDADGRRVKNVLNLLRERELSVACLTPEQVAYPVNIASGERWLREGSVQLFLRAAEICSDLESPLLFLTAGRGYEDEPLEPAWERSVLALQAITERASELGVSCVLEPLQRLESNLVTDLSSLGRMVEDVGHPDLGVVIDTVASAVAGDAISDYGKSFGKRVRHIHLIDGSPAGHLAWGDGNLDLTSILHDLGQLEYKESITFELFGDGSYSLDPRSSYQKCLDAFVDSAAQLQQAHCR from the coding sequence ATGGGCAACCCCGTCCTGGCCCAGGTCTGCGGCTCGAACTTTGCCTACCAGCACCATTCTCTTGAACGTTGCCTTGACGACATGGTGGAACTGGGACGCACGAAGGTGGAGCTGTGGGGCATAGCTCCCCACCTGCACATCCCGGACGCAGACGGGCGCAGGGTCAAGAATGTTCTGAACCTGCTGCGTGAACGTGAGCTCTCAGTGGCCTGCCTGACCCCTGAGCAGGTTGCCTACCCGGTCAACATCGCATCGGGCGAGAGGTGGCTGCGCGAGGGCAGTGTGCAGCTTTTCCTCCGTGCTGCCGAAATTTGCAGTGACCTGGAATCGCCGCTTTTGTTCCTCACCGCCGGGCGCGGCTACGAGGACGAGCCGTTGGAGCCGGCCTGGGAACGAAGCGTCCTTGCCCTGCAGGCGATCACTGAACGGGCCTCGGAACTGGGCGTTTCCTGTGTATTGGAACCACTTCAGCGGTTGGAGTCGAATTTGGTCACCGACCTGTCATCGCTTGGACGCATGGTCGAGGACGTCGGGCATCCTGACCTTGGGGTGGTAATCGACACCGTGGCATCGGCAGTGGCAGGAGATGCCATCAGTGACTACGGCAAGTCTTTTGGGAAGAGGGTGCGCCACATACACCTGATAGATGGCTCCCCCGCGGGTCACCTGGCGTGGGGGGACGGAAATCTGGACCTGACGTCCATCCTGCATGACTTAGGGCAGTTGGAGTACAAGGAATCAATCACGTTTGAACTGTTCGGTGATGGCTCGTACTCGCTGGACCCGCGCAGCTCCTACCAGAAGTGCCTCGATGCATTCGTGGACAGCGCCGCGCAGCTTCAACAAGCGCACTGTCGCTAA
- a CDS encoding amino acid ABC transporter ATP-binding protein produces MITSTSASPTADIQTFHGSSLELKNLTMAYGDIEVLRNVSLTVAPGTTTCIIGPSGSGKSTLLRGVNRLHEPKNGDVLLAGESALKVNPDILRSRIGMVFQHFNLFPDHTALENVALALWSVKKMSKAEARERASRRLAEVGLAERADHRPRDLSGGQQQRVAIARALAMEPEVMLFDEATSALDPELVKGVLTLMASLAKRGMTMVVVTHEMGFARKVADQVVFMDEGEVVEAGTPADIFDNPKSERLQRFLSEVL; encoded by the coding sequence ATGATCACCAGCACCAGCGCCAGCCCCACGGCTGACATCCAGACATTCCACGGATCCAGCCTGGAACTCAAGAACCTGACCATGGCATACGGGGACATCGAGGTCCTCCGCAACGTCAGCCTCACAGTGGCTCCGGGCACCACCACCTGCATCATCGGGCCCTCCGGTTCCGGCAAGTCAACGCTCCTCAGGGGCGTCAACAGGCTGCATGAACCCAAAAACGGGGATGTGCTCCTGGCGGGCGAGAGTGCACTGAAGGTCAACCCCGACATCCTGCGCAGCCGGATCGGGATGGTGTTCCAGCACTTCAACCTCTTCCCGGACCACACCGCCCTGGAGAACGTGGCCCTTGCCCTGTGGAGCGTCAAGAAGATGTCCAAGGCAGAGGCCCGGGAACGTGCAAGCCGCCGGCTGGCCGAAGTGGGCCTCGCCGAGCGTGCGGACCACCGCCCCCGCGACCTTTCCGGCGGGCAGCAGCAGCGGGTCGCCATCGCCCGCGCCCTGGCCATGGAACCGGAGGTGATGCTCTTCGACGAGGCCACCAGTGCCCTGGACCCCGAGCTCGTGAAGGGCGTCCTGACCCTCATGGCTTCACTCGCCAAACGGGGCATGACCATGGTGGTGGTCACGCACGAGATGGGCTTTGCCCGGAAAGTCGCCGACCAGGTGGTCTTTATGGATGAAGGCGAAGTGGTTGAAGCGGGCACGCCGGCCGACATCTTTGACAACCCCAAGAGTGAGCGCCTCCAGCGCTTCCTCTCCGAGGTGCTGTGA